A portion of the Bactrocera neohumeralis isolate Rockhampton chromosome 2, APGP_CSIRO_Bneo_wtdbg2-racon-allhic-juicebox.fasta_v2, whole genome shotgun sequence genome contains these proteins:
- the LOC126750859 gene encoding cecropin-1-like, whose amino-acid sequence MNFNKVFIFLAVVIAIFAGQTEAGWLKKIGKKIERVGQHTRDAAIQGIAVAQQAANVAATARGK is encoded by the exons ATGAACTTTAACAAAGTCTTCATCTTCTTGGCCGTGGTGATCGCCATTTTCGCCGGACAAACCGAGGCCGGTTGGCTCAAGAAGATCGGCAAGAAAATC GAGCGTGTTGGTCAGCATACCAGAGACGCCGCCATTCAGGGAATTGCTGTTGCTCAACAGGCCGCCAATGTTGCTGCCACTGCCAGAGGCAAGTAG
- the LOC126750868 gene encoding cecropin-1, with product MNFNKIFVLLAVFIAVFAGQTEAGWLKKIGKKIERVGQHTRDATIQTIAVAQQAANVAATLKG from the exons atgaacttcaacaaaattttcgtacttttggctgtcttcattGCCGTCTTCGCTGGACAAACTGAAGCGGGTTGGTTGAAAAAAATTGGCAAGAAAATT GAGCGCGTGGGTCAACATACACGAGATGCCACCATCCAGACCATTGCCGTAGCACAACAGGCCGCCAATGTTGCGGCAACATTGAAGGGATAA